The DNA region TCCGTGAGGCCCACTCTTAGCGGCCGGGGCCTACCGCGGCCCGCCGCCGGCCCTCATGAGGCATAGCCTGACTAAGCTGCTGGCAGCCTCGGGCAGCAACTCCCCAACCCGCAGTGAGAGCCCAGCCCCGGCTGCAACCTGCTCGCTGCCCTCGGACCTCACCCGGGCGGCAGCGGGGGAGGAGGAGACGGCGGCGGCCGGATCTCCCGGCCGCAAGCAGCAGCTCGGCGACGAAGGGGAGTTGGAAGCCGGGAGGGGGAGCCGCGGCGGGGTGGCCGTGCGCGCGCCCTCGCccgaggagatggaggaggaagcGATCGCCAGCCTCCCCGGAGAAGAGACGGAGGATATGGACTTTCTGTCTGGGCTGGAACTGGCGGATCTCCTGGACCCCCGGCAACCGGACTGGCACCTGGACCCCGGGCTTAGCTCGCCGGGGCCTCTCTCCTCGTCTGGCGGAGGCTCGGATAGCGGCGGCCTGTGGAGAGGGGAGGATGACGATGAGGCCGCGGCTGCTGAAATGCAGCGCTTCTCTGACCTGCTGCAAAGGCTGTTAAACGGTATCGgaggctgcagcagcagcagtgacagTGGCATCGCCGAAAAGAGGCGGAAAAAGTCCCCAGGAGGAGGCGGCGGTGGCGGCAGCGGTAACGACAACAACCAGGCGGCGACAAAGAGTCCCCGGAAGGCGGCGGCGGCCGCTGCCCGCCTTAATCGGCTGAAGAAGAAGGAGTACGTGATGGGGCTGGAGAGTCGAGTCCGGGGTCTGGCAGCCGAGAACCAGGAACTGCGGGCCGAGAATCGGGAGCTGGGCAAACGCGTACAGGCACTGCAGGAGGAGAGTCGCTACCTACGGGCAGTCTTAGCCAACGAGACTGGACTGGCTCGCTTGCTGAGCCGGCTGAGCGGCGTGGGACTGCGGCTGACCACCTCGCTCTTCAGAGACTCGCCCGCCGGTGACCACGACTACGCTCTGCCGGTGGGAAAGCAGAAGCAGGACCTGCTGGAAGAGGACGACTCGGCGGGAGGAGTCTGTCTCCATGTGGACAAGGATAAGGTGTCGGTGGAGTTCTGCTCGGCGTGCGCCCGGAAGGCGTCGTCTTCTCTTAAAATGTAGGGTCAAGTAATCTGCTCTTTATCCGCGTTTACCCCTTTCAACTCCCTTACACCATGTCAAACTTACCTTAGTGGGACATCTTCACCGGACACAtttcagaggagagaaaaaaagtaatattgaATCTTAAAGTGTTTAGCTAAAAGCATGAATGTGACACAGTAACCAACTCCTAATGATAACATGTGACTATTAAATCTCTCTGACAGTTTCTTTTTTAGGTGATTTCCTTCCTGCCAGGCTCCGTTGTAGGGGTTACAGAACAGTCGTTCCCGCCTCACATCCTGGTAAGGATCCATCTCTTCCCGTAACGCTCATGCTCTGCTGCTTAGTCTACTTTAATGGGCAACAtctcagtctgtgtgtgtgtgattttttttttttttttttctgttttggaaggtgGGAGGGAAATCTAATTTGGGCCCTGTCCACCCTGGAAACAGACTTGTGCTGGTCAAGAATGTATTTAAGATGCCTCTTCTGGTTGAAATAGCTATTAATGTGTCCCCTTATTCAGACTTGCGTGTACCTAGCTCTTCTGTCCCCAGTGTGGACATGGCCTTGGATGACATCGGTTCCAACTGTACACTGAAACCTGCTTATAGAGATACAGTTTGGAGACAGTGAAACAGGTGAAGTTGAATGGAAGTTCCGAGTTGTACAAGGTGCAAATTGGAATTCCGATTTTAGGGCAACTTTTCAGAGGTTGACAATAAGTATTTGGGGCATGCACAAATGTGATAGTTATTTTGCTGGAGGTGACAGGTATCTCTGAAATATCAATGCCTTTTAGTTTTCAGTAGGAGATATAGAAACAGTCTATACGGAGTAACAGATTTTAGTATCTCACCATTAGAGAAGTTGGAAATTAACATGCATATCAGATTCCTGTGTTTTAGTTAATTGGAGAATAAGAATGGTTAATATTTCTTTGAGGACCAGCAGTGATTACCCTATCACTGAGTATGAATAAATTgttgaacatctttatttttgttgtactaaaattttaggttaaatttatatatgtatgattAGATATTGAAGGTTGTGAAATGTGAATGAAAACGTGTAAAGTGAGGCTTCACAAAGAATCTTATTCTCTGTATTTCAAAAGTATTTGTcctattttagaataattttttaaattgagtg from Rhinopithecus roxellana isolate Shanxi Qingling chromosome 15, ASM756505v1, whole genome shotgun sequence includes:
- the CREBZF gene encoding CREB/ATF bZIP transcription factor isoform X1, translating into MRHSLTKLLAASGSNSPTRSESPAPAATCSLPSDLTRAAAGEEETAAAGSPGRKQQLGDEGELEAGRGSRGGVAVRAPSPEEMEEEAIASLPGEETEDMDFLSGLELADLLDPRQPDWHLDPGLSSPGPLSSSGGGSDSGGLWRGEDDDEAAAAEMQRFSDLLQRLLNGIGGCSSSSDSGIAEKRRKKSPGGGGGGGSGNDNNQAATKSPRKAAAAAARLNRLKKKEYVMGLESRVRGLAAENQELRAENRELGKRVQALQEESRYLRAVLANETGLARLLSRLSGVGLRLTTSLFRDSPAGDHDYALPVGKQKQDLLEEDDSAGGVCLHVDKDKVSVEFCSACARKASSSLKIFFFR
- the CREBZF gene encoding CREB/ATF bZIP transcription factor isoform X2, with amino-acid sequence MRHSLTKLLAASGSNSPTRSESPAPAATCSLPSDLTRAAAGEEETAAAGSPGRKQQLGDEGELEAGRGSRGGVAVRAPSPEEMEEEAIASLPGEETEDMDFLSGLELADLLDPRQPDWHLDPGLSSPGPLSSSGGGSDSGGLWRGEDDDEAAAAEMQRFSDLLQRLLNGIGGCSSSSDSGIAEKRRKKSPGGGGGGGSGNDNNQAATKSPRKAAAAAARLNRLKKKEYVMGLESRVRGLAAENQELRAENRELGKRVQALQEESRYLRAVLANETGLARLLSRLSGVGLRLTTSLFRDSPAGDHDYALPVGKQKQDLLEEDDSAGGVCLHVDKDKVSVEFCSACARKASSSLKM